A region of the Desertibacillus haloalkaliphilus genome:
GTGTCGCGTTAGCACAAGACAAATCAAAATCATTGGCTATCCGTGGCGCCTTACGAGGCCATCTCATCACTGAACTCATCATGAGTGAGTCGGTTGCTTTTAGAGTGTTAAGAGAGAGTAAAGCTGATGTTCTAATTGAACAACTGAA
Encoded here:
- a CDS encoding sugar-binding domain-containing protein is translated as YIYGRPYDENGNILNIQNDKIVGLSLEEIMSVPRRVALAQDKSKSLAIRGALRGHLITELIMSESVAFRVLRESKADVLIEQLKQL